A window of Streptomyces sp. SAI-127 contains these coding sequences:
- a CDS encoding N-acetylneuraminate synthase family protein: MSVNSRLRTFGTERIAGPGQPVYICGEIGINHNGELENAFKLIDVAAEAGCDAVKFQKRTPEICTPRDQWDIERDTPWGRMTYIDYRHRVEFGEDEYRQIDEYCKEKGIAWFASPWDTEAVAFLEKFDVPAHKVASASLTDDELLRSLRATGRTIILSSGMSTPKQIRHAVEVLGSENILLCHATSTYPAKAEELNLRVINTLQEEYPNVPIGYSGHETGLQTTLAAVALGATFVERHITLDRAMWGSDQAASVEPQGLTRLVRDIRTIEASLGDGVKKVYDSELGPMKKLRRVTGVVAEAEIAAAAGEPVSV; this comes from the coding sequence ATGTCTGTTAACTCCCGCCTCCGCACGTTCGGTACCGAGCGCATCGCCGGTCCCGGCCAGCCCGTCTACATCTGCGGCGAGATCGGCATCAACCACAACGGCGAGCTGGAGAACGCCTTCAAGCTCATCGACGTGGCCGCCGAGGCCGGCTGCGACGCCGTCAAGTTCCAGAAGCGCACGCCCGAGATCTGCACCCCGCGCGACCAGTGGGACATCGAGCGCGACACCCCCTGGGGCCGGATGACCTACATCGACTACCGCCACCGCGTGGAGTTCGGCGAGGACGAGTACCGCCAGATCGACGAGTACTGCAAGGAGAAGGGGATCGCCTGGTTCGCCTCCCCGTGGGACACCGAGGCCGTCGCCTTCCTGGAGAAGTTCGACGTCCCGGCCCACAAGGTGGCGAGCGCCTCCCTCACGGACGACGAGCTGCTGCGCTCCCTGCGCGCCACCGGCCGCACGATCATCCTGTCCTCCGGCATGTCGACCCCGAAGCAGATCCGCCACGCGGTCGAGGTCCTCGGCTCGGAGAACATCCTTCTGTGCCACGCCACTTCGACCTACCCGGCGAAGGCCGAGGAGCTCAACCTGCGCGTGATCAACACTCTGCAGGAGGAGTACCCGAACGTCCCGATCGGCTACTCCGGCCACGAGACGGGCCTGCAGACCACCCTCGCGGCGGTCGCCCTCGGCGCCACCTTCGTCGAGCGCCACATCACCCTCGACCGTGCGATGTGGGGCTCCGACCAGGCCGCGTCGGTGGAGCCGCAGGGCCTCACCCGCCTGGTCCGCGACATCCGCACCATCGAGGCCTCCCTCGGCGACGGCGTCAAGAAGGTCTACGACTCCGAGCTCGGCCCCATGAAGAAGCTGCGCCGCGTCACCGGTGTGGTCGCCGAGGCGGAGATCGCGGCCGCCGCGGGCGAGCCGGTCTCGGTCTGA
- a CDS encoding acyltransferase — protein MTETVVSTTKPQSVTAAPVQVVPVKRAGGRLRALDGLRLVAALMVALYHYGGRGGFVTQAWGSSPKEQFPTLHTPFAYGCLGVQIFFVISGFVICMSGWGRPLRSFFASRVSRLMPAYWAAVLLVAGVFALPWVVYKTVSPSDALVNLTLLQQPLGVDRVLGVDWTLWAEIRFYALFALVVVLPGASRRRVVMFCACWTLAAAIAQGAKMPVLDIVLMPEYAPFFIGGMGLYLVHRDRKDVYAWGIVAVSFLIGQHYAVRDLWNVSDPNAFAHRTSYGIVLVVAFGFLAVAAIALGWLEWANWRWLTVAGALTYPFYLVHEHLGWVVIKVLHRDLDLPSAVTFALTLASMLTLAWLLNRFVEDRLTPRLRTALNKAR, from the coding sequence GTGACCGAGACGGTCGTGAGCACCACCAAGCCGCAGTCCGTCACGGCTGCACCCGTTCAGGTCGTGCCGGTGAAGCGCGCGGGGGGCCGGCTTCGCGCGCTGGACGGACTGCGGCTGGTCGCCGCGCTGATGGTGGCGCTCTACCACTACGGCGGGCGCGGCGGCTTCGTCACCCAGGCCTGGGGCAGCTCGCCCAAGGAGCAGTTCCCCACCCTGCACACGCCGTTCGCCTACGGCTGTCTCGGCGTCCAGATCTTCTTCGTCATCAGCGGCTTCGTCATCTGCATGAGCGGCTGGGGCCGTCCGCTGCGCTCGTTCTTCGCCTCCCGGGTGTCCCGGCTGATGCCCGCGTACTGGGCGGCCGTCCTCCTCGTCGCCGGGGTGTTCGCCCTCCCGTGGGTCGTCTACAAGACGGTCTCGCCGAGCGACGCCCTGGTGAACCTGACCCTGCTCCAGCAGCCGCTGGGCGTCGACCGGGTGCTCGGCGTCGACTGGACCCTGTGGGCGGAGATCCGCTTCTACGCCCTGTTCGCCCTGGTCGTGGTCCTGCCGGGGGCGAGCCGGCGCCGGGTCGTCATGTTCTGCGCGTGCTGGACGCTGGCGGCCGCGATCGCCCAGGGCGCGAAGATGCCCGTGCTGGACATCGTGCTGATGCCGGAGTACGCGCCGTTCTTCATCGGCGGGATGGGCCTCTACCTGGTCCACCGCGACCGCAAGGACGTCTACGCGTGGGGCATCGTCGCCGTCAGCTTCCTGATCGGCCAGCACTACGCGGTGCGCGACCTGTGGAACGTCTCGGACCCGAACGCCTTCGCCCACCGGACGTCGTACGGCATCGTCCTGGTCGTCGCCTTCGGGTTCCTCGCCGTCGCCGCGATCGCGCTCGGCTGGCTGGAGTGGGCCAACTGGCGCTGGCTGACGGTGGCCGGGGCGTTGACGTACCCCTTCTACCTGGTGCACGAACACCTGGGCTGGGTGGTGATCAAGGTCCTCCACCGTGACCTGGACCTGCCGTCGGCCGTGACCTTCGCACTGACTCTGGCGTCGATGCTGACGCTGGCCTGGCTGCTGAACCGCTTCGTCGAGGACCGGCTGACCCCGCGGCTGCGCACGGCGCTGAACAAGGCGCGCTGA
- a CDS encoding acylneuraminate cytidylyltransferase: MSNPQAGQGASVRRVLAVIPARGGSKGVPAKNLAPVGGVPLVARAVRECRATRLVTDVLVSTDDQAIAAAAREAGAEVVMRPAAIAGDTATSEAAVLHAMDTHEALHGAAVDVVVFVQCTSPFIVREDIDGVAAAIVEDGADTAVTVAPFHGFIWRDTESSQEAADAATGGGQGVNHDKSYRPRRQDRPQDFLETGAAYAMDAPGFRKHQHRFFGRTELVRTDPARVLEIDDPHDLARARALAPLFDADRAGALPSFDDVDAVVLDFDGTQTDDRVLIDADGKEFVSVHRGDGLGIAALRRSGLKMLTLSTEQNPVVAARARKLKIPVLHGIDRKDLALKQWCEEQGIAPERVLYVGNDVNDLPCFALVGWPVAVASAHDVVRGAARAVTTVPGGDGAIREIASWILGPSLDSLDK; encoded by the coding sequence ATGTCCAACCCGCAAGCGGGCCAAGGCGCTTCGGTGCGCCGGGTGCTCGCGGTGATTCCCGCGCGCGGCGGCTCCAAGGGTGTGCCCGCGAAGAACCTCGCCCCCGTGGGAGGTGTGCCGCTGGTCGCGAGGGCCGTGCGCGAGTGCCGTGCGACCCGGCTGGTGACGGACGTCCTCGTGTCCACGGACGACCAGGCGATCGCCGCCGCCGCCCGCGAGGCCGGCGCCGAGGTCGTGATGCGTCCCGCGGCCATCGCCGGTGACACGGCCACCTCGGAGGCCGCCGTCCTGCACGCCATGGACACCCACGAGGCCCTGCACGGCGCGGCCGTCGACGTCGTGGTGTTCGTGCAGTGCACCAGCCCCTTCATCGTCCGCGAGGACATCGACGGGGTCGCCGCCGCGATCGTCGAGGACGGTGCCGACACCGCTGTCACCGTGGCCCCGTTCCACGGCTTCATCTGGCGGGACACCGAGTCCTCCCAGGAGGCGGCCGACGCGGCCACCGGCGGCGGCCAGGGCGTCAACCACGACAAGTCCTACCGCCCCCGCCGCCAGGACCGCCCCCAGGACTTCCTGGAGACCGGCGCCGCCTACGCGATGGACGCGCCGGGCTTCCGCAAGCACCAGCACCGCTTCTTCGGCCGCACCGAACTCGTCCGCACGGACCCCGCGCGTGTGCTGGAGATCGACGACCCGCACGACCTGGCCCGCGCCCGCGCGCTGGCCCCGCTGTTCGACGCGGACCGCGCCGGCGCCCTGCCGTCCTTCGACGACGTGGACGCGGTCGTACTGGACTTCGACGGCACCCAGACCGACGACCGGGTGCTGATCGACGCCGATGGAAAGGAGTTCGTCTCCGTGCACCGCGGAGACGGACTCGGCATCGCCGCCCTGCGCAGGTCGGGCCTGAAGATGCTGACCCTTTCCACGGAGCAGAACCCGGTCGTCGCCGCCCGTGCACGCAAGCTCAAGATCCCCGTGCTGCACGGCATCGACCGGAAGGACCTCGCGCTGAAGCAGTGGTGCGAGGAGCAGGGCATCGCGCCCGAGCGCGTGCTCTACGTCGGCAACGACGTCAACGACCTCCCGTGCTTCGCCCTCGTGGGCTGGCCCGTGGCGGTCGCGAGCGCCCACGACGTGGTACGCGGCGCCGCCCGTGCGGTCACCACCGTCCCCGGTGGCGACGGCGCGATCCGAGAGATCGCCAGCTGGATCCTCGGCCCCTCTCTCGACTCCCTCGACAAGTAA
- a CDS encoding glycosyltransferase family 2 protein yields MPKLSVIVPFYNVQQYAPDTLRSLRMNARKDFEFVLVNDKSKDETPAILDRAAEELSDVAQVQVLHHETNGGLATARNTGLDAARGEYLTFLDGDDWLAPGYLTELVTAIEDLGCDFVRTDHVQTVARARTVHRVPIGRRGEVMNPRDAILPADRSTSVDYAYAWAGAYHRRLLDKGLLHFTDGLRTAEDRPWIWKLHREAESFAVVSLLGVFYRRGVASSLTQIGDARQLDFIRAFDQVIEETAADRDADKLLPKAVRTYCAIIAHHLSDDSKWEPSVAKQLRAMSAAAIQRMPQDALGDVLDTMDLRRSAKLRRLRRRITTAKAAA; encoded by the coding sequence GTGCCAAAGCTCTCCGTCATCGTGCCGTTCTACAACGTGCAGCAATACGCCCCGGACACCCTCCGAAGTCTTCGCATGAATGCGCGGAAAGATTTCGAGTTCGTGCTGGTGAACGACAAATCAAAGGACGAAACTCCGGCGATTCTCGACCGTGCGGCCGAGGAGCTCTCGGACGTCGCCCAGGTGCAGGTCCTCCACCACGAGACGAACGGAGGGCTCGCCACCGCGCGCAACACCGGCCTGGACGCGGCGCGCGGTGAGTACCTGACCTTCCTGGACGGCGACGACTGGCTCGCGCCGGGCTACCTCACGGAACTGGTCACCGCCATCGAGGACCTGGGCTGTGACTTCGTCCGCACCGACCATGTGCAGACCGTCGCGCGCGCCCGCACCGTGCACCGGGTCCCGATCGGGCGGCGGGGCGAGGTGATGAACCCGCGGGACGCGATCCTGCCCGCCGACCGGTCGACCTCCGTCGACTACGCGTACGCGTGGGCCGGCGCCTACCACCGCCGCCTGCTGGACAAGGGCCTGCTGCACTTCACCGACGGGCTGCGCACGGCCGAGGACCGGCCGTGGATCTGGAAGCTGCACCGCGAGGCCGAGTCGTTCGCCGTGGTGAGTCTGCTGGGGGTGTTCTACCGGCGCGGGGTGGCCTCCTCCCTCACCCAGATCGGCGACGCCCGCCAGCTCGACTTCATCCGCGCCTTCGACCAGGTCATCGAGGAGACGGCGGCCGACCGGGACGCCGACAAGCTGCTCCCCAAGGCGGTGCGCACCTACTGCGCGATCATCGCCCACCATCTCTCCGACGATTCCAAGTGGGAGCCGTCCGTGGCCAAGCAGCTGCGGGCGATGAGCGCGGCGGCCATACAGCGGATGCCGCAGGACGCGCTCGGTGACGTACTCGACACCATGGACCTGCGCCGCTCCGCCAAGCTGCGGCGGCTGCGGCGGCGGATCACCACAGCGAAGGCGGCCGCGTGA
- a CDS encoding DUF6716 putative glycosyltransferase, producing the protein MPPSTTKSLRIAVLADSDTRWKWGALTADRIAPGPSMEAGPRGGAQVGLALDGFLLRGRATPTARQLEEVGVRADSLREVTAVEFLRAMAETSYDIVVLALVGGGVQAMLHGLARVWDGLEKRPVVVTGYVGVVYEKLADGLLLRHGADLVLANSRQDAERFRAVYEGVGADASAVTEVALPFLGGAAYEGEHDPYTVVFAVQPSVPDNRRDRVYLLERLVGHARLHPEREVLLKLRSRPGEHTTHIEELPYQKLIQRLDPPANFRLVYGNMGEVLDRTDLLVTISSTAALESLHRSVPTAVLTDLGIREVLGNHHFVGSGCLASWDQLDAGHRPVPDEEWVARQGVVADGSYAHAFDGARERITKLLASPERPPLTPYYTPVTAPGYLPGILARHHLGPDGTPLPGAPAHDKEPGPVRQIVRRAARGAYRHGVQRVAPVIRRMGEL; encoded by the coding sequence GTGCCGCCAAGTACAACGAAGTCCCTTCGAATCGCCGTCCTCGCGGACTCCGACACCCGCTGGAAATGGGGTGCGCTGACCGCCGACCGCATCGCTCCGGGTCCGTCCATGGAAGCCGGACCGCGAGGCGGGGCGCAAGTCGGCCTCGCGCTGGACGGATTCCTGCTGCGCGGCCGGGCCACACCCACCGCACGCCAGCTCGAAGAGGTCGGTGTGCGTGCGGACTCCCTGCGGGAGGTCACCGCCGTCGAGTTCCTGCGCGCCATGGCCGAGACGTCGTACGACATCGTCGTGCTGGCCCTGGTCGGCGGCGGGGTCCAGGCCATGCTGCACGGCCTGGCGCGGGTCTGGGACGGTCTGGAGAAGCGGCCCGTGGTCGTCACCGGCTATGTCGGCGTCGTCTACGAGAAGCTCGCCGACGGCCTGCTCCTACGGCACGGAGCCGACCTGGTCCTCGCCAACTCCCGCCAGGACGCCGAGCGTTTCCGGGCGGTGTACGAGGGCGTCGGCGCGGATGCCTCCGCCGTGACCGAGGTGGCGCTGCCGTTCCTGGGCGGTGCGGCCTACGAAGGTGAACACGACCCGTACACCGTGGTGTTCGCGGTCCAGCCCTCCGTGCCCGACAACCGCAGGGACCGGGTGTACCTGCTGGAGCGGCTCGTGGGCCACGCCCGGCTGCACCCCGAGCGCGAGGTGCTGCTCAAGCTGCGCTCCAGGCCCGGCGAACACACCACGCACATCGAGGAGTTGCCGTACCAGAAGCTGATCCAGCGGCTCGATCCGCCGGCCAACTTCCGTCTGGTGTACGGCAACATGGGCGAGGTCCTGGACCGGACCGACCTGCTGGTCACCATCAGCTCCACGGCGGCCCTGGAGTCGCTGCACCGGAGCGTCCCCACGGCGGTCCTGACCGACCTGGGCATCCGCGAGGTCCTCGGCAACCACCACTTCGTCGGTTCCGGCTGCCTCGCCTCCTGGGACCAGCTGGACGCGGGCCACCGGCCGGTGCCCGACGAGGAGTGGGTGGCCCGCCAGGGCGTGGTCGCGGACGGCTCGTACGCGCACGCCTTCGACGGGGCGCGCGAGCGCATCACCAAGCTGCTGGCCTCGCCCGAACGGCCGCCGCTGACCCCGTACTACACACCCGTCACCGCCCCCGGCTACCTCCCCGGCATCCTCGCCCGCCACCACCTCGGCCCCGACGGCACACCGTTGCCCGGCGCCCCCGCCCACGACAAGGAGCCGGGCCCGGTGCGGCAGATCGTCCGCCGCGCGGCCCGGGGCGCCTACCGGCACGGGGTGCAGCGGGTGGCCCCGGTGATCCGGCGGATGGGGGAGCTGTGA
- a CDS encoding glycosyltransferase family 4 protein, which produces MRIAVFVENRNGVGLASEIMKAPGAGSHSFHLVTADRDGDVAAWIEEEAAARFDGLAVRNLFTVDEAFSADEFLEELGYRLRAFAEREDIDRLVFFNDQSQRGRRVAGALGRSVPLVLVQDGHLDFHFKKTDAGLHDQNWYYGSSSPAAVCVWGPATANHLTFRTGDADPPVHITGALGHSDDPALLRAARSTTHRHAKDPGEPLRIVVLDQPLSNQNKLSRSDHRTQLTELCEALAEFGTVEIKPHPSTLGGHLDWLRTLPDVTVLDEKALLDAEALDGYDLAVTFFSTTYLQTLRAGTPLILFSPPPLNIVFPTINHPLLRNVGTVGELVDVVADLQRSGKFTANVHGEPVEHFISFHDDVPERVLGIVEKAAVPAEPPAPRWTSAEGAHVGVSRAERALHAVQRRVVRPRSLAVLGLGFSYVTGVAIPVLTYTQALLAQSPVDIRYFDLGAYSRAEDVMAELEGTEVVLVNSLAPFWRSPLANELVQALQEAGKSVVLYAHETEYVMNFEGGQHTLRHQEMLKLLPKLKVLCVSTSQADMFRALGVSDPVVVYNTVPRDTHRARARRTPGERPRIVMVGSMQDRKGLDLFSRVAELAYTQGLPWRFAWIGHKTWRIGPSTLLSDRVEWMGALSRDRVREELAASDVFFLSSVDDPMPLSVVEAVQQRLRAVTYHRVGSREVLEGVAGYRSFAEYTPEAALDALRRVLDEEVSETDYQDVEDLFDIPAFTARMTTALGLPGPGDSGRPMTVTDPEEGAGEGDTPAFSAVLSRHGKYLAEDFARHFEKGRHDDALRVGTEILRRRQPVDILLGMAEIRARRGQTGEACRLLSAAVLAGGERARVWTEVARVAGLLGTRGRAIRQLARKEAVRIQVGNRSARLLKSE; this is translated from the coding sequence ATGCGTATCGCTGTATTCGTCGAGAACCGGAACGGTGTCGGTCTGGCCTCCGAGATCATGAAGGCTCCCGGAGCCGGCTCCCACTCCTTCCACCTGGTCACTGCCGACCGGGACGGCGATGTCGCCGCTTGGATCGAGGAGGAGGCCGCGGCCCGGTTCGACGGTCTCGCGGTGCGCAACCTCTTCACGGTCGACGAGGCGTTCAGCGCCGACGAGTTCCTGGAGGAACTCGGCTACCGATTACGGGCGTTCGCCGAGCGGGAGGACATCGACCGGCTGGTGTTCTTCAACGACCAGTCGCAGCGCGGCAGACGGGTCGCGGGAGCGTTAGGCCGCTCAGTCCCGCTGGTCCTGGTGCAGGACGGCCACCTGGACTTCCACTTCAAGAAGACCGACGCCGGACTGCATGACCAGAACTGGTACTACGGCTCCTCGTCCCCCGCCGCCGTCTGCGTCTGGGGCCCGGCCACGGCCAACCATCTGACGTTCCGTACCGGGGACGCCGACCCGCCGGTCCACATCACCGGCGCGCTGGGCCACAGCGACGACCCGGCCCTGCTGCGTGCGGCCCGCTCCACCACCCACCGGCACGCCAAGGACCCCGGCGAGCCGCTGCGGATCGTGGTCCTCGACCAGCCGCTGAGCAACCAGAACAAGCTCTCCCGCAGCGATCACCGCACCCAGCTGACCGAACTGTGCGAGGCCCTCGCCGAGTTCGGCACGGTCGAGATCAAGCCGCACCCCTCCACCCTCGGCGGCCACCTCGACTGGCTGCGGACCCTGCCCGACGTGACGGTCCTCGACGAGAAGGCGCTCCTGGACGCCGAGGCGCTCGACGGCTACGACCTCGCCGTCACCTTCTTCTCCACCACCTACCTCCAGACGCTGCGCGCAGGCACTCCGCTGATCCTCTTCAGCCCGCCGCCGCTGAACATCGTCTTCCCGACCATCAACCACCCCCTGCTGCGCAACGTGGGAACCGTCGGCGAGCTCGTCGACGTCGTCGCCGATCTGCAGCGCTCGGGCAAGTTCACGGCCAACGTGCACGGCGAGCCCGTCGAGCACTTCATCAGCTTCCACGACGACGTCCCCGAGCGGGTCCTCGGCATCGTCGAGAAGGCCGCCGTGCCCGCCGAGCCGCCGGCCCCGCGGTGGACCTCCGCCGAGGGCGCGCACGTGGGTGTGTCGCGGGCCGAGCGGGCGCTGCACGCCGTCCAGCGGCGGGTGGTCCGGCCGCGCTCGCTGGCCGTGCTGGGCCTCGGGTTCTCGTACGTCACCGGAGTGGCGATCCCGGTCCTCACCTACACCCAGGCACTGCTCGCGCAGAGCCCGGTCGACATCCGCTACTTCGACCTAGGCGCCTACAGCCGTGCCGAGGACGTCATGGCGGAACTGGAGGGGACCGAGGTCGTGCTGGTCAACAGCCTGGCGCCGTTCTGGCGTTCGCCGCTGGCCAATGAGCTGGTGCAGGCGTTGCAGGAGGCCGGCAAGTCCGTGGTGCTGTACGCCCACGAGACCGAGTACGTCATGAACTTCGAGGGCGGCCAGCACACCCTGCGCCACCAGGAGATGCTCAAGCTGCTGCCGAAGCTCAAGGTGCTGTGCGTCTCCACCTCCCAGGCCGACATGTTCCGCGCGCTCGGGGTGAGCGACCCGGTCGTGGTCTACAACACGGTTCCGCGCGACACCCACCGCGCCCGGGCCCGGCGTACTCCGGGCGAGCGGCCGCGGATCGTGATGGTCGGCTCGATGCAGGACCGCAAGGGCCTCGACCTGTTCTCGCGGGTCGCGGAGCTGGCGTACACGCAGGGGCTGCCGTGGCGGTTCGCGTGGATCGGCCACAAGACGTGGCGGATCGGCCCCTCGACGCTGCTGTCGGATCGCGTCGAGTGGATGGGAGCGCTCTCACGGGACCGGGTGCGCGAGGAACTCGCCGCCTCGGACGTCTTCTTCCTCTCCAGCGTCGACGACCCGATGCCGCTGTCGGTGGTGGAGGCCGTGCAGCAGCGGCTGCGCGCGGTCACCTACCACCGGGTGGGCTCCCGGGAGGTCCTCGAGGGCGTGGCCGGCTACCGCTCGTTCGCCGAGTACACGCCGGAGGCGGCGCTCGACGCGCTGCGCCGGGTGCTGGACGAGGAGGTCTCGGAGACCGACTACCAGGACGTCGAGGACCTGTTCGACATCCCCGCGTTCACCGCCCGGATGACGACGGCGCTCGGCCTGCCCGGACCGGGTGACAGCGGGCGGCCGATGACCGTCACCGACCCCGAGGAGGGGGCCGGCGAAGGGGACACGCCGGCCTTCTCCGCGGTGCTCTCCCGGCACGGCAAGTACCTCGCGGAGGACTTCGCCCGGCACTTCGAGAAGGGCCGGCACGACGACGCCCTGCGCGTGGGCACCGAGATCCTGCGCCGCAGACAGCCCGTCGACATCCTCCTCGGCATGGCGGAGATCCGGGCCCGGCGCGGCCAGACCGGGGAGGCGTGCCGGCTGCTGTCGGCGGCGGTGCTGGCAGGCGGCGAGCGGGCCAGGGTGTGGACCGAGGTGGCCCGGGTCGCCGGACTGCTCGGCACCCGGGGGCGTGCCATCCGCCAGCTCGCCCGCAAGGAGGCGGTCCGCATCCAGGTCGGCAACCGTTCCGCGCGGCTGCTGAAGTCGGAGTAG
- a CDS encoding alpha-2,8-polysialyltransferase family protein, with product MSPRTPRTTQIFCASTLYGAVTLAAAIDSDLFEDAERRVLLVFNNTATPETSLPLDAMPGFAPLRDHFDEVLSWNEAIRPFHPGSWAPRPDDIPLFERYLRLLWGLGEDRVELVLESLQVAPALTVAQIFTGAPVDVYADGLMSYGPTRNKLDPLVGTRVRRLLHLDLIAGLTPMLLTEFGVPPVVVPTSAFLKAMGELTAVEELPPLPDNAALLLGQYLSALDILSPVEEEDLHVRMLKGAVAKGHRSIVFKPHPSAPARFSRALEAEAEKLGVDLTVLDTPVLAEVLFEKARPALVVGCFSTALFTASALYDLPTARIGTELLLERLTPYQNSNRVPVVLADAVLADLEGRKGEEAVPADTLNALVTALSFTMQAQIHPPLRPAAERYLSEHFGPRTRRYFRRKRLTSLGLPGGIPERLAFLPHNATARRVVRRARALKKAVRR from the coding sequence ATGTCCCCCCGTACCCCCCGCACCACGCAGATCTTCTGCGCCTCCACGCTGTACGGCGCGGTCACCCTGGCCGCCGCGATCGACTCCGACCTCTTCGAGGACGCCGAGCGGCGCGTGCTGCTGGTGTTCAACAACACCGCGACGCCGGAGACCTCGCTGCCGCTGGACGCGATGCCGGGCTTCGCGCCGCTGCGCGACCACTTCGACGAGGTGCTCTCCTGGAACGAGGCCATCCGCCCCTTCCACCCGGGCTCCTGGGCCCCCCGCCCGGACGACATCCCCCTCTTCGAGCGCTATCTGCGGCTGCTGTGGGGCCTCGGCGAGGACCGTGTCGAACTGGTCCTGGAGTCCCTCCAGGTCGCCCCCGCCCTCACCGTCGCGCAGATCTTCACCGGCGCCCCGGTGGACGTCTACGCCGATGGCCTGATGAGCTACGGCCCCACCCGCAACAAGCTCGACCCGCTGGTCGGCACGCGCGTGCGGCGGCTGCTCCACCTGGACCTGATCGCGGGGCTCACGCCGATGCTGCTGACCGAGTTCGGCGTACCGCCGGTCGTGGTGCCGACGTCCGCCTTCCTGAAGGCGATGGGCGAACTGACCGCCGTGGAGGAGTTGCCGCCGCTGCCGGACAACGCGGCGCTGCTGCTCGGCCAGTACCTCTCCGCGCTGGACATCCTCTCCCCCGTCGAGGAGGAGGACCTGCACGTACGGATGCTGAAGGGCGCGGTCGCCAAGGGGCACCGCTCGATCGTCTTCAAGCCGCATCCCAGCGCGCCGGCCCGCTTCAGCCGTGCCCTGGAGGCCGAGGCCGAGAAGCTCGGCGTGGACCTCACCGTCCTGGACACCCCGGTGCTCGCCGAGGTGCTGTTCGAGAAGGCACGGCCCGCGCTGGTCGTCGGCTGCTTCTCCACCGCGCTGTTCACGGCCTCCGCCCTCTACGACCTGCCGACCGCCCGCATCGGCACCGAGCTGCTCCTTGAGCGGCTGACGCCGTACCAGAACAGCAACCGGGTCCCGGTGGTGCTGGCCGACGCGGTGCTGGCGGACCTGGAGGGGCGCAAGGGCGAGGAGGCGGTGCCCGCGGACACACTGAACGCCCTGGTGACCGCGCTGAGTTTCACGATGCAGGCGCAGATCCACCCACCGCTGCGCCCGGCCGCGGAACGCTATCTCTCCGAGCACTTCGGCCCACGCACCCGGCGCTACTTCCGAAGGAAGCGCCTGACCTCGCTCGGGCTGCCGGGTGGGATTCCGGAGCGGTTGGCGTTCCTGCCGCACAACGCGACCGCGCGCCGGGTGGTGCGCAGGGCGCGGGCCCTGAAGAAGGCCGTACGGCGATAG